GACGCTCATCAGCATCAGTTCTCCGCCGTGCTCAGAAGCGACCATGCATCCCAGGTCGATGGCGGCGATATTTCTGGGATCGTCGATGGGGATGAGGACACGGTATCTTTCCAGCTCCTCTTCCGTGCGCGGGGCACGAACCGGTATTGGGGCACGCTCGATCTCCTTCTTGCCCTTGGCGAAGTAGTGCAGCAGAAGTCCCACGTTGATGACCGCGAACGCCATGTACCAGGCGAAGGGTTCGTAAAAGAACAGAGTGACCGCTAGGAAAAGCTTTGTGGCAATCCCGATAAGCGGTATGATAGGGAACCAAGGAGTGATGAAGTGACGCTTGACATCGGGCCTGTTCCTCCTCAAGGTGATGGCCGAGATATTGACCAGTGTGAACAATAATAATATTAGAATGTCTGCCACCGAAGCCACCTGTTTCAGCGGCAGCAAGAGAGTCATGCCGATGATGACCACTCCACTTATCAGAAGAGCGGTCACTGGAGTCTGTTTCTTGGGATGGAGTCTGCCAAATGCGGAAGGCAGATTGCCGTCCCGACCCATGGCAAAGGAGACCCTAGATGCGGAAAAGACGATCGAGTTTACAGCGGCGATCGAGCCGACGATTATCCCGAAACCGATCAACGCTGCCCCGATAAAGGGTACAGAAATGGAAGCTGTGTGCGCAATGGCTTCCGAACCGTCAAGACCTGCATTGGCTAGGTTTTGGGACCCAGAGACTCCGATCGCAACGATTGCGGTGGAGACGAACAGGACCGCACTGATCGCGATGCAAAGGAACATGGCCCGTGGAACGGTCCTTTCGGGATCCTTAGCTTCTTCTCCAGTCTGAGCCACGACCTCGTAGCCCTCGAAAACCATGAAGGTGAATCCCATCGAAACGAAAATCGAGAGAGTCCCCATGGGTACAAAGGGGTCATAATTTGCGGAAGTCTGGGGGTTTGTCAGTATGAAGAACACCGAGAAGACCAGGAAGATCAATATTACTCCCATCAGGATGAATGAGACGAATATCTCCGACCTCCCTGCACCTTTGACCCCCCGGTAGTTCAGATAGATGAAAACAAGTGCGATCAGCACGGACGCCATCTTTCCGATGTCGTCGGCGCTGATTCCAAAGAAAGATAATCCATAAAGGTTCATGAAAATGTTAACGCCCACACCGAATCCGATGGCGTAGACTGAGCAGGCTATACAATGGCCGATCCAAGACATCCATCCGCCAAGGAAACCAAATGGGGGGAACATGCCTTCTTTGATCCAGAGATACCCGCCGCCGGTCTCGGGGAACGCCGATGCAAGCTCCGCGTAGGCCATGGCGGTGAAAAGGGTGACGAAAAAGTTCAGGACGAAGGCGAGTATGATCGCCGGACCGGCTATGCCCGCCGCGGCACCGATGAGAATGAAGATGGTGGAACCGATGTTCGGCCCTATGCCTATCATAAGTACCTCGAGCAGGCCAAGGTCCCTTCGAAGGGTGACCTCTACCTCACCAGACTTATGATCCAATGGTTCTGTCATTCAGGCTCCTTATTAGATGGGGTTTATTAATCCTTTCCATAATCGCCAGTTGAGCCTGGAGAGCCAGTAATCAGGTCGGTTTATTCACCGGCCGTATGTCAATCCCATATTCCCGATTGAACCGAGCCAGTCGGGATTCGATCAACGGAAAGAGCGGCTTTTCTGCGAAAATCGTGGCGTCCTTCCCTGTGATAACGTCGTGAATGCAGTTCTCCAAGGCATCGAAACTGTAATCGACACTGATCGAGCGTTCCTTCATAAGACGCCGCGCCACCGCCCCATACGTCCCGGTGGATGAGGTTCGGCAGAGAATGTCCGAGCGGATCCCTTCCTGCCGATCGGGCAGGTCCTCGGTCGGGAACAGGGATAGAACACCGCGCAACGCCCCAAAGGGTGCGAACTTCTGTGCCAGCTCCAGTGTGGTACGCGGATACGGTCCAAGAGGTCGGACCGACCGATCGGAGAGCTCCCGGTTCATCTCGAACATCATCGGGACGGACAGGCCGAGACGCCTCACTCGACCGGCATCGACGAAGAAGCCGTTCGGATCACCGGAATATATCAGTTTTCCCCGGTCCAGAACCCTGATCTCGTCGGCCCAGGCATAAGCCGTCTCCACATCGTGCGTTGACATGATCACCGTCAGACCCTTGTAGTTCAGCTCGTCGGCAAGCTCCAGCAGCTCATGGACCATTTGGGCATCGAGCCCCGCCGTTGGCTCGTCCATGACCAACACCTTGGGCCGCATGGCCAACGCCCCGGCCAATGAAACCCTCTTCCTTTGACCGAAGGAGAGCTGTTGGGTGGGCCTTTCCCGGTGCCTGTCCATTCCAACGAAGGAGAGCGACTCGGCCACACGCCGCTCCACCTCGTCCCGTGGCAGTCCCATGTTCATTGGGCCGAAGGCCACATCCTCCTCCACGGTGGCGGAGAATATCTGATCGTCCGGATTCTGAAGGACGACGGCTATGCTGGAACGGAGCGCGTCCAGCTCGTTCCGGCGATAAGATATCTCCTTCCCTTCGAACGAGACCGTGCCCGCCTTCGGTTTGAATATTCCATTGAAATGGAGGAAAAGGGTCGACTTGCCGGCCCCGTTCGGTCCCAGCAAGGCAGTCTTCTTTCCTTTCGGGATCGTCATATTGATGTCGTCAAGTGCCACAACCTTGTTGGCATAGGCATAGGTCAGCCCTCTGGTCTCGATTATCATTTCATCGGTCATTTGATCACCATAGTTTGAACGACCCGAACACCGCAAAGTTGAGAACGTACAGAGCAGAGAACAGCAGTAATGGAACGATTATCCAGCCCCAGGTCACCCTTGCCGGAGGACGGAACGAATGGAACTGCCCCCGGAAGCCCCGGCATTCCAACGCCACCTGGGAACGGTCCGCCACCTCCATCGAACGTGTGAAGAGCCCGACGGCCAGCTTTCCAGAGGTGCGGAACTTGTTGCGGACTCCTTTGAATCCAAGACGGCATTGGGCAGCCTGATACATTGTGCCCAGCAGCTCCATCAACAAGAACGAGTAACGGTAGATCAACACCACCAGCTCGGATACTTCCTGGGGCAGTCGGACCTGCTCCATCGCTTCCGAGAGGTGGGGGATCGGCGTCGACGTGGCAAAGAAGAGCATCACAGACATCCCGGCCAATGCCCTGACGAACACCAGCAGCCCCAGATTCATGCCGTTGTCTGAAAGGATGAATTTGATCCCCAGCAGATCCATCGAATAGAGGCTTGCCCCTGGCGTGATGAGGGCGATGACGACCGCCCCCACCGCCAGCACAGCCAGGCCGTCCATTATTGCGATCAGCACCACCCGGGGGAATTGGAAACGGGTGGAATAGGCCAGCAACAGGACACCTGATGCCAGTACCAACAGCGGCACTACCACGGAGGAGGCAAATATGGACGCCAGTAGCAGCGACAGGGAAAGGAGAAGCTTGCCCAGCGGAGGCCATCGCCTCATCGGTGAGGCGAACGCGATCTCGTCGATGGACGTGGGCCCGCCGGCAGGGGCCGGCTCTGATGACTTGGTCCTCTTACCTTTCCTGAACCGGTGAACTACATATGCGATGATCGCCAATCCGATCAGCGTCTGAAGCATGAACAGTCCTATCTCCATCGTTGATGAGGGTGTCCAAATGCTGTTGAACCAGGGCTGGTAGTCAGGGACGATCCCCTGTATCAGTTCCCCTCCCCGGTCATCGGCTCCTTTCAGGTCCGAGGTCAGGTTGAAGAAATAGGCCACTGCGATGACGGCAACGATGGCGGCGAGGCCGACAAGATAGGCCATCCTGGTCCGTTTCGACTCCTTACGCACGACATCGCAACCTTGGACGACATCCGGACGGCTCCTGGAAAGGAAGTCGAAGAAGATGACGATGAGGATCCCCTCGGCTATGGCCAGCGGTATTTGGGTGATGGCGAAGATTGCCAGGAAGGCCTCCAACGAGACCACAACGCTCCCGCCCGAAGGATAGGCCAAGGCCAGTTGGAATGATGTCACCACATAGGTGATCATATCCGCGAGGAACGCCGCGATGAAAACGGAGGCTGAGAGCGGCGCCCTGGCCCGCCTGAGGCCCTTGAAGACGGCATAGGCGACGAACGGACCGGCGATCCCCATGGAGAAAACGTTCGCCCCAAGCGTGGTTATGCCCCCATGGGCCAGCAACAGGGCTTGGAATACCAGGACGATGGTGGCCAGGACAGCGGTCACGGCCGGTCCGTAAAGGATCGTGGACAGACCTGTCCCGGTCGGATGGGAAGAGGACCCGCCGACTGAAGGCAGCTTTAGCGATGACAGCACGAAAACGAATGCGCCGGACACTGCCAACACCAACTTCTGTTCCGGATGCTCCCGAAACATCGACCTGATCCGACGGGCACCCCAGACGATGAACGGAAGGGAGACGAGATACCAGAAAAGGCACCAGAGCGGTGGGAGGAACCCTTCCATTATGTGCATTTCTGCTCACACTCCGGGCAGACACCGCGGAGGTGCAGCTCCCACCTTTCTACCCCCAGTCCGGTCCTGCGGGACAATTCCAGGACGTTAAGATCGAAAGGAACGGTGAACACCTTATGACAGACCGTGCATTCGAAATGTGTGTTGGAGAACGGATGCCGGACGAAAGCAGCGGAGGTCCCAATGCGCGACTCCGATATCAGCCCCTCGAGCACCAGCTTGTTGAGGTTCCGATAGACCGTGCCCAGGCTGACGTTCGGCAATCTTTCCCTGGCTATCCGGTAGACCTGCTCGGCGTTGATCGGGTCATCGCTCGTGTAGACGATGTCGACTATCACCTTCAACTGCTTGGTCCATCGCGCTTTGGGCATATCAGTAATGATTCTCATTATCATTATTTATGACTTTTCCACGCTGGATGGATGGATTAACTCCGTTAACACACTTAAAAAACGAAGGAATTGTGTTTGGCGTTCGGCGAGATCAAGGAAGTTCGGGCGGCTTCGGCCTGAAGGCCTTGCGCTTCACGACCACATACACCGCAACGATCGCCATCTGAAGAGCGATGACCGCTATCACCACCGCGAAAACGGACAGGAGACCGCTATTGTCGTTGATGTTCTTGACCGGCGTGGTCACTGTCACGCTATCGCTCCATCCCGATTCGCTGTTGTTGGTCAGGGCCTTCACATTGTAGGTGTATACGGTCCCCGTGCCCGCCTGGTCATCATGGACTGAAGTGATAGGGACATCCGAGAGGCCGACCGAGACATAGAATAAGGTCGAATCGCCCGATGACGATTGCCTTCTCACCTCATACTGGGTGATATTGTTCCCCGCATTCGATATCGGGGCATTCCAAGAGAGATCAACAAAATCCGTTCCGGCCACCGCCCGGAGTCCGATCGGCACGCTGGGGAAGGAATTCGGAACGAGGGTCACGTTATCGCTCGGGTTACTAAGGCCGATGATGTTCTCAGCCACTATCCAATAGGTCATCGTCGATGCCCAGGATGGCATACGATCGTTATATTCGAGGTCGGTATCGTTCAATTGGGACAGAAGCACTGTTCCGGTTCCATTGATCTCACGGTAGACCAGATAGTGGGTTATCCCCGGACCGGTCTGGTTCGGCTCCCTCCACCAGATATGGGCGACCCCGTTCCAATTGGAAGCCCCTACCGCGTACGGCTCGGAGGGGACCACCTGGGGCTTGGCAGCCATGGCGACGGGGAGGACGGCCATCAACGTCAATTGGATGACCACAAACACGAAGAGGAAACGAGGGATTCTCAAATCATTCAGCTCCAATATCAGGGTCAGTTATTTTGACCGGTTTTATCAACCTTTCCCTGGACCGATCAAGGTCTTGCGCATAAGGTAATTGTTCCCCTTTCGGCAGACCTTCCTGTAACCGAGATGACGGTAGAAGCGCAGCGCCTCATCATTTGTCATCTGGACCACAAGCTCTACACCCTCATATCCGGCTCCCAGGGCCTTTGACTCGACGTGCTTCATGATCTCGGTGCCGAATCCGCGATGCTGCATGTCCTTCCACAATTGTATGGAGGTTACGAACATATAGCGGTCGACCGTCTCCAGAGACACATAGCCGGCGAGCTCTTCGTCGACCATGGCCACCTCGGTGTCCACGTCCTTGGACATGAGCCATTCCAGAAGGGGCTCGTCCCGCCATTCCATCCCCCATGCCGAGCGGATGATGCTCGCCATGTTTTCCCGGCTCATTTTGACCAGGGAAGGGATGTCGCTGCGGTTCATCGCCCGGAAACGGATCATCGGGCATCGTAGACTGGCCACAATTGAAATACTCTTCGGCCGGAAGGAAAAACAGTCGTGCGGTAAAATACGATGCTTTAGCACAGAAATTATATATCCGATGGAATTTGGATACCCAATAGGTGAAAGACATGGTGGAAGTCACTGAAGAAGCCACTAAATACATCAAGGACCTGATAGCGAAGAACAGCAAGCAGGGATTCGGGATCAGGATATACCTTTCAGGAATGGGCTGCTCTGGCCCGCAGTTCGGGATGTCCTTCCAGGACAAGGCAAAAGATGGGGATGTGGAACAGAAAGCGGACGAGTTCTCGCTGTATTACGACAAGGAGACGAAGGAAGTCCTCGACTCCTGCACCGTCGACTTCATCGAGACCCCGTACGGTTCCGGCCTCATCGTCCACAACCCGAACATGGCAGGATGCAGTTCCTGCGGCGGCGGATGCCACTAAGGAAATCCCAACCATTTTCGGGGCATACTGCCCCAAATCCTATTCTAATAAGACCCTATTCTCATGAACGTGTTCTTGGAGCATCCTCTAATAAAGAAGGACGTGGTCGAGCAGCGCGAATACCAGGTTGACCTGGCAAGATTGGCGTTGCGCTCCAACACGTTGGTCGTTCTGCCCACCGGGATGGGCAAGACCGTTGTCGCGTTGATCGTAATGGCCAACGTCCTGCAGAAGGGCAAGGGTAAGGTTCTCCTTCTGGCACCGACAAAACCATTGGTGGACCAGCATGCATCCTTTTTCCGCGATATGATCATCGGAAAATCAGTGACCGTCCTAACCGGGGAGGTCGACCCGGAAGAGCGGGAGGCGCTGTGGATCCAGAATGACGTTATCGTCTCCACGCCCCAGGTGGTTGCCAACGACCTGAAGCACGAAAGGGTGTCCCTCAAGGACGTCCAACTCATAGTCTTCGACGAAGCCCACAGGGCCATCGGCAATTATGCGTATGTGGCAGTGGCTCAACAGTTCAAGGACTACTGCCGCCTGGTGCTGGGAATGACCGCCTCTCCCGGAGGGAACAAGGCGAAGATCAAGGAGGTGTGTGAGAACCTGGGCATCGTCGACATCGAGGTCCGTACCGAGTTCGACCCGGATGTCGCCCCCTATGTCCAGGATGTACAGATGCAGCACATCGAAGTGGACGTGCCGGTCGACATGAGGAAGATCATAGCCATCCTCTCATCCCTCTACGAGACATACATAAAGGAGCTGACCAACATGGGCATGCTGGACCGGGGAAGGCCAGTGAACATGCGCTATCTCCTGGACCTGCAGACGAACCTGCAGGCGCGGCTCCGTTCCGGGGAGAAGAACAAGAACATTTACCGTGCCCTCAGCCTCCAGGCCATGGCGGTGAAGATGGAGCACGCTCTAGGACTGGCAGAGACCCAGGGCACATCGGCATTGAACGCCTACTTTGAGCGTTTGGTGGCAGAGGCGAATTCGGACGAGGGATCTAAGGCATCCAAGGTAGTGGTCTCATCGGAACAGTTCAAGGACGTGCTGGAGCTGATGAAGACCATCAGGTCCGAACATCCAAAGCTGTCGAAGGTAATGAGCATAGTCTCCCAGCAGGTCAACGATAAACCGAACTCCCGAGTGTTGGTGTTCACCCATTATCGAGATACTTGCGACTTGATGGCGACGAAGCTTTCCACTATTCCAGGTGTCAAGGTGGCCAAGCTGATGGGTCAAGCGGACCGGGTGGGGGAGAAGGGACTGAGCCAGAAGGGACAGGTCGGTGTGCTGGACAAGTTCCGTAACGGCGAGTACAACGTGGTGGTGGCAACGTCCGTTGGGGAAGAAGGATTGGACGTGGCCCAGACCGACCTGGTGGTATTCTATGAACCGGTCGCCTCGGAGATCCGCTCGATCCAACGGCGGGGCAGAACTGGAAGGAAAAGGGCCGGCCGGGTGGTGATCCTGATCACCAAGGACACCAGGGACCAAGCCTACTATTATGCGAGCATCAAGAAGGAATCGGCCATGCGGAAGAGGCTCAAGGCGCTGAGCGAAGAGCTGAAGGAAGAAAAGGCGCAATGCAAGGACGAAGGCCCCGAATCGGACAAACGGCCGGACAAGCCAGGACAGGCATCGCTGTTCGATTTCTGATGCTTGAACGAAACCTCAGGAAGTTGATTGAGCTCAGTTGGACAAAGGCTTTTAACAAAATGGACGTGTGGTCTTCTTGAGGCTATGACAATCACTTTCACAGATGAGGAGCAGAACAGTGTGCTCGACCTTCTGATCGGATCGAGACACACGATCCGAAAATTAAAGGCAGAGGCGCCCCCTAGACCATTCATCGAGGAAGTCCTCAAGGCGGGTCTGCTCGCCCCCTATGCCCAGATATGTGTGACCAGGGAGGATTTCCGGCGTTTCATTGTCATCCCGCGGGAAAGCCCGGCGACAGCCCTGACATCAATGCTGATAAAACGGAAAGCATCGGCCATGTATGAGGAATATGACAGGATCCCGATGGACGATCCGAGGAAGGGAATGGGCGCGAAGTATTTCGGCTTCCTCAAATTGATCGGCCAGCAGGGCCTGCCCGCCCTGGGCAAGGCCCCCTACTATGTCATCGTCGCTGAACAGAAGGGCATCCCCGAGGTCGCTCTCCAATCCATAGCCCATTGCCTGCAGAACATGTGGCTGAAGGCCACCGCCCTCGGTCTCGGAATGCAGCTCCTTTCAATCACGGAAAGGATGGCGGAAGACAAAGAGTTCTGCGAACTCATCGGCATCCCATATGGCGAGTACGTACTGGATGGATTCCTGATCGGATTTCCCGATGCTCCCCCGGTCCCGGCAAAGCGCCCCTCATTGAACGAGATCACGAGATGGTTGTGAGGTGAACAGGACTTTGTACAATCGTCTAGCGTCAACACCTTTATAGGGCAAATCCATTAGTCAAGTCATGCTGTTCCAGGAACTGGTCGATACATATGAGAGGCTCGATAAGACGTCGAGCAGGCTCGAGATGACCGATATATTGTCGCAGTTCTTCAAGGCGGCGGACCGCGGTTCCCTGCGGAAAGCGGTCTACCTGACCCAGGGACAGCTGTACCCGGACTTCAACCCGCAAAAGCTGGGAATGGCCGATAAGCAACTTTTCAAGGCCCTTGCCTTCATCTCCAAGAAAGGAGAGTCCACCATCCAGGAACTGATGATCAAGGAAGGGGACCCTGGAATGGTAGCCTTCCGCCTGATCCCCCGAAGGGCCCAGACCACTCTGACCTCCGAACCGCTCACCTTGGACCGGGTCTATGCGGCCTTGGAACAGATAGCAGTATCGGAGGGCGGAGGTTCGCAGGACACTAAGATGAAGCTGCTTGCCCGGATCCTCGTGGATGCCAGCCCTGAGGAGGCGAAGTACATCTCTCGCATCGTGACCGGCAAGATGAGGCTAGGCGTAGCGACGATGACCATAATCGATGCTCTGGCCACCGCTTTCGCCACCAAAGAGGAGAGGGATATCGTGGAGAACGGCTTCAACGTCTCATCCGACCTGGGACTGGTGGCAGAGATCCTGCAGGAAAGGGGGATCGCTGGCGTCAAGGAGATGAAGGTCAAGGTAGGAAACCCGATAAGGGCAATGCTTGCCGAAAGGCTCCCCTCACCCAAGGAGATACTGGAAAGGATGGGCGGGACGGCGGCGTTCGAGTACAAGTATGACGGCGTGCGCGTCCAGGCCCACATCGACCAAGGAAAGATAACCCTCTACTCGAGGCGTTTGGAAGACCTGACCGGACAGTTCCCCGATGTGGTGAAGGCCCTGGGGGAATCGTTCAAGGCCAAAAGCGCGATCGTCGAGGGGGAATGCGTTCCGGTGGACATAAACACCGGAGAGTTCCTGCCGTTCCAAGAGGTCTCCCACCGACGCGGAAGGAAGCATGGCCTGGAGGAGGCCGTCGAAGATTATCCGGTACGGATGTGCCTGTTCGACTGCCTGTACCTGGAAGGCGAGGACATCACCCAGCAGCCGTTGCTGAAGAGGAGGGCGGCGCTACAGTCGGCGGTCCATCTCTCCGAATCGGTGAAGCTTTCGGAAATGCGGGT
The window above is part of the Methanomassiliicoccales archaeon genome. Proteins encoded here:
- a CDS encoding amino acid permease; translated protein: MTEPLDHKSGEVEVTLRRDLGLLEVLMIGIGPNIGSTIFILIGAAAGIAGPAIILAFVLNFFVTLFTAMAYAELASAFPETGGGYLWIKEGMFPPFGFLGGWMSWIGHCIACSVYAIGFGVGVNIFMNLYGLSFFGISADDIGKMASVLIALVFIYLNYRGVKGAGRSEIFVSFILMGVILIFLVFSVFFILTNPQTSANYDPFVPMGTLSIFVSMGFTFMVFEGYEVVAQTGEEAKDPERTVPRAMFLCIAISAVLFVSTAIVAIGVSGSQNLANAGLDGSEAIAHTASISVPFIGAALIGFGIIVGSIAAVNSIVFSASRVSFAMGRDGNLPSAFGRLHPKKQTPVTALLISGVVIIGMTLLLPLKQVASVADILILLLFTLVNISAITLRRNRPDVKRHFITPWFPIIPLIGIATKLFLAVTLFFYEPFAWYMAFAVINVGLLLHYFAKGKKEIERAPIPVRAPRTEEELERYRVLIPIDDPRNIAAIDLGCMVASEHGGELMLMSV
- a CDS encoding ATP-binding cassette domain-containing protein gives rise to the protein MTDEMIIETRGLTYAYANKVVALDDINMTIPKGKKTALLGPNGAGKSTLFLHFNGIFKPKAGTVSFEGKEISYRRNELDALRSSIAVVLQNPDDQIFSATVEEDVAFGPMNMGLPRDEVERRVAESLSFVGMDRHRERPTQQLSFGQRKRVSLAGALAMRPKVLVMDEPTAGLDAQMVHELLELADELNYKGLTVIMSTHDVETAYAWADEIRVLDRGKLIYSGDPNGFFVDAGRVRRLGLSVPMMFEMNRELSDRSVRPLGPYPRTTLELAQKFAPFGALRGVLSLFPTEDLPDRQEGIRSDILCRTSSTGTYGAVARRLMKERSISVDYSFDALENCIHDVITGKDATIFAEKPLFPLIESRLARFNREYGIDIRPVNKPT
- a CDS encoding energy-coupling factor ABC transporter permease produces the protein MHIMEGFLPPLWCLFWYLVSLPFIVWGARRIRSMFREHPEQKLVLAVSGAFVFVLSSLKLPSVGGSSSHPTGTGLSTILYGPAVTAVLATIVLVFQALLLAHGGITTLGANVFSMGIAGPFVAYAVFKGLRRARAPLSASVFIAAFLADMITYVVTSFQLALAYPSGGSVVVSLEAFLAIFAITQIPLAIAEGILIVIFFDFLSRSRPDVVQGCDVVRKESKRTRMAYLVGLAAIVAVIAVAYFFNLTSDLKGADDRGGELIQGIVPDYQPWFNSIWTPSSTMEIGLFMLQTLIGLAIIAYVVHRFRKGKRTKSSEPAPAGGPTSIDEIAFASPMRRWPPLGKLLLSLSLLLASIFASSVVVPLLVLASGVLLLAYSTRFQFPRVVLIAIMDGLAVLAVGAVVIALITPGASLYSMDLLGIKFILSDNGMNLGLLVFVRALAGMSVMLFFATSTPIPHLSEAMEQVRLPQEVSELVVLIYRYSFLLMELLGTMYQAAQCRLGFKGVRNKFRTSGKLAVGLFTRSMEVADRSQVALECRGFRGQFHSFRPPARVTWGWIIVPLLLFSALYVLNFAVFGSFKLW
- a CDS encoding transcriptional repressor — encoded protein: MPKARWTKQLKVIVDIVYTSDDPINAEQVYRIARERLPNVSLGTVYRNLNKLVLEGLISESRIGTSAAFVRHPFSNTHFECTVCHKVFTVPFDLNVLELSRRTGLGVERWELHLRGVCPECEQKCT
- a CDS encoding fibronectin type III domain-containing protein; protein product: MELNDLRIPRFLFVFVVIQLTLMAVLPVAMAAKPQVVPSEPYAVGASNWNGVAHIWWREPNQTGPGITHYLVYREINGTGTVLLSQLNDTDLEYNDRMPSWASTMTYWIVAENIIGLSNPSDNVTLVPNSFPSVPIGLRAVAGTDFVDLSWNAPISNAGNNITQYEVRRQSSSGDSTLFYVSVGLSDVPITSVHDDQAGTGTVYTYNVKALTNNSESGWSDSVTVTTPVKNINDNSGLLSVFAVVIAVIALQMAIVAVYVVVKRKAFRPKPPELP
- a CDS encoding GNAT family N-acetyltransferase, which gives rise to MIRFRAMNRSDIPSLVKMSRENMASIIRSAWGMEWRDEPLLEWLMSKDVDTEVAMVDEELAGYVSLETVDRYMFVTSIQLWKDMQHRGFGTEIMKHVESKALGAGYEGVELVVQMTNDEALRFYRHLGYRKVCRKGNNYLMRKTLIGPGKG
- a CDS encoding iron-sulfur cluster assembly accessory protein — translated: MVEVTEEATKYIKDLIAKNSKQGFGIRIYLSGMGCSGPQFGMSFQDKAKDGDVEQKADEFSLYYDKETKEVLDSCTVDFIETPYGSGLIVHNPNMAGCSSCGGGCH
- a CDS encoding DEAD/DEAH box helicase translates to MFLEHPLIKKDVVEQREYQVDLARLALRSNTLVVLPTGMGKTVVALIVMANVLQKGKGKVLLLAPTKPLVDQHASFFRDMIIGKSVTVLTGEVDPEEREALWIQNDVIVSTPQVVANDLKHERVSLKDVQLIVFDEAHRAIGNYAYVAVAQQFKDYCRLVLGMTASPGGNKAKIKEVCENLGIVDIEVRTEFDPDVAPYVQDVQMQHIEVDVPVDMRKIIAILSSLYETYIKELTNMGMLDRGRPVNMRYLLDLQTNLQARLRSGEKNKNIYRALSLQAMAVKMEHALGLAETQGTSALNAYFERLVAEANSDEGSKASKVVVSSEQFKDVLELMKTIRSEHPKLSKVMSIVSQQVNDKPNSRVLVFTHYRDTCDLMATKLSTIPGVKVAKLMGQADRVGEKGLSQKGQVGVLDKFRNGEYNVVVATSVGEEGLDVAQTDLVVFYEPVASEIRSIQRRGRTGRKRAGRVVILITKDTRDQAYYYASIKKESAMRKRLKALSEELKEEKAQCKDEGPESDKRPDKPGQASLFDF
- a CDS encoding nitroreductase family protein, yielding MTITFTDEEQNSVLDLLIGSRHTIRKLKAEAPPRPFIEEVLKAGLLAPYAQICVTREDFRRFIVIPRESPATALTSMLIKRKASAMYEEYDRIPMDDPRKGMGAKYFGFLKLIGQQGLPALGKAPYYVIVAEQKGIPEVALQSIAHCLQNMWLKATALGLGMQLLSITERMAEDKEFCELIGIPYGEYVLDGFLIGFPDAPPVPAKRPSLNEITRWL
- a CDS encoding ATP-dependent DNA ligase; this encodes MLFQELVDTYERLDKTSSRLEMTDILSQFFKAADRGSLRKAVYLTQGQLYPDFNPQKLGMADKQLFKALAFISKKGESTIQELMIKEGDPGMVAFRLIPRRAQTTLTSEPLTLDRVYAALEQIAVSEGGGSQDTKMKLLARILVDASPEEAKYISRIVTGKMRLGVATMTIIDALATAFATKEERDIVENGFNVSSDLGLVAEILQERGIAGVKEMKVKVGNPIRAMLAERLPSPKEILERMGGTAAFEYKYDGVRVQAHIDQGKITLYSRRLEDLTGQFPDVVKALGESFKAKSAIVEGECVPVDINTGEFLPFQEVSHRRGRKHGLEEAVEDYPVRMCLFDCLYLEGEDITQQPLLKRRAALQSAVHLSESVKLSEMRVLSDEASVEKFFQEALKDGCEGLMAKSIAPESVYRAGSRGFLWIKYKKEYRSEMTDTVDLVVVGGFAGRGKRKGFYGALLMATYNSNDDTFETVSKLGSGFDDAALASMLTLLEKYKRTEKHHLVKSNMPADFWFEPGIVLEVLGAEITLSPIHTCAFGRVRKDAGLAIRFPRFTGKVREDKGPREATTTDELENMYRSQLKKIED